One Candidatus Aramenus sp. CH1 DNA segment encodes these proteins:
- a CDS encoding orotidine 5'-phosphate decarboxylase: MKENILQSLKQRKHLQVALDFIDLEEAVKVAEKSVEAGVDIVEVGTPLLKSSGIGGIRRILEVSRGRAVLADTKTADAGDVEVQIAKLGGASIMTVLGIMDDSTIESAVKKARELDVLVQADLINVKDVVTRAKELKELGVDIIGLHVGLDVQKKRGITVAALKEEIREISKFTAVSVAGGLNGNAIRDLLDIPISIYVVGGAITKSKDPYSATKEIVNIIRGNTK, from the coding sequence ATCAAGGAAAATATTCTTCAAAGCCTCAAGCAAAGAAAGCACCTTCAAGTAGCCCTTGACTTCATCGACCTAGAGGAGGCCGTTAAGGTGGCTGAAAAGTCGGTGGAGGCGGGTGTGGACATAGTAGAGGTTGGGACTCCGCTGTTAAAGTCCTCCGGTATAGGGGGAATTAGGAGGATCTTGGAAGTGTCAAGAGGTAGAGCAGTATTGGCAGATACGAAAACGGCGGACGCGGGGGACGTGGAAGTACAAATAGCTAAACTGGGAGGCGCTAGCATCATGACTGTCCTAGGTATAATGGACGACTCTACCATTGAATCGGCAGTAAAGAAGGCAAGGGAACTGGACGTACTAGTCCAAGCTGACCTAATAAACGTGAAGGACGTGGTAACCAGGGCAAAGGAGCTTAAGGAGCTAGGAGTGGACATAATAGGCCTCCACGTGGGACTAGACGTCCAGAAGAAACGCGGGATAACTGTAGCCGCACTGAAAGAGGAGATAAGGGAAATCTCCAAGTTCACCGCTGTGTCTGTTGCTGGTGGGTTAAACGGGAACGCTATAAGGGACTTGCTTGATATACCTATCAGCATCTACGTTGTAGGTGGGGCAATAACCAAGAGCAAAGACCCCTACTCAGCGACAAAGGAAATAGTTAATATAATAAGGGGTAATACAAAATAG
- a CDS encoding Trm112 family protein, which produces MKYRLIDLLACPMCKKFPLELYVFEVREVQRSTDEKKPLCELYCAYKGSYIKELQQPPPCDECFRKEIVEGLLFCTSCKRWYPIIDEIPRMLPDNLRKKEEDLRFLEKNRTRIPKEVLESGLPVNMKS; this is translated from the coding sequence TTGAAGTACAGGCTAATAGACCTTTTGGCGTGTCCCATGTGCAAGAAGTTTCCTTTAGAGCTATACGTCTTCGAGGTCAGGGAGGTTCAGAGGAGCACTGACGAAAAAAAGCCCCTCTGCGAGCTTTACTGCGCTTACAAGGGAAGTTATATAAAGGAGCTACAGCAACCTCCGCCATGCGACGAGTGCTTCAGGAAGGAGATCGTGGAGGGACTCCTTTTCTGCACCTCTTGTAAGAGGTGGTATCCAATAATAGACGAGATACCGAGGATGTTGCCCGACAACCTAAGGAAGAAAGAGGAGGACTTGAGGTTCCTCGAGAAAAACAGAACTAGGATCCCCAAGGAAGTTCTGGAAAGTGGTTTGCCAGTGAACATGAAAAGTTAA
- a CDS encoding ArsR family transcriptional regulator, whose protein sequence is MDLVLEDPEEIMRIADALSSMTRINILKIVAESPKSVTELSEELQMTKGNVSSQLALLESAGLIEVEYSNGVKGIKKMVKNKYDKIIINLKSST, encoded by the coding sequence ATGGACCTAGTCTTGGAAGACCCTGAGGAAATAATGAGGATCGCCGATGCCTTGTCCTCAATGACCAGGATAAATATCTTGAAAATAGTTGCGGAATCGCCAAAGAGTGTAACCGAGCTGAGCGAGGAACTGCAGATGACTAAGGGAAACGTGAGCAGTCAACTGGCCCTTTTGGAGAGCGCAGGCTTAATCGAAGTAGAGTACTCAAATGGAGTAAAAGGTATTAAGAAAATGGTAAAAAACAAATATGATAAGATAATAATTAACCTCAAGTCAAGCACTTAG
- a CDS encoding NFACT family protein: MSLKFATKTSMSYYDLVAWISENSNLVNCRIDNVYSTVIPNVFVFKLHCPQGIKELIIEPGRRIHFTKYEREKTLDTKARILREHVRDASIRSVSIVNDERILRIDLSNGNSIYVELLPRGLLVVADQQNKVLFSTEYREFKDRTIRPGHQYSAPPKPTMDVKEIEKNLQKGNLSRVLGAPQDIISYLGIRANSLSELEEAKRKLKEFEDQLKNGHVTPCYSENNVMPIRFENCVEAKSFNDALDEYFTKLEKVEAVKRKSEKIEEEKKRLESSINQLLSTIDEYKKEEEKLRTIGRLIVSNYQLVEDEIKRNAKKFTLKLDGYEVEIDPKLSAMKNASKYFDEAKEYSQKAKRAEETLEELKKKLQSLSAEIEEKNRESAISFRKKEWYEKYRWSFTRHGYLVIAGKDQDQNESIVRKLLGERDIFLHANIQGAAATVIKDPEGIQEEDMRDAAVIAACYSKAWKVGLGSVDVFWVYGSQVSKSPPAGEYLPKGSFMIYGKKNFVNNVKLELAVGVCKGENEVRVEAGPVDTISEKCDAYVVIAPGGTDPGKVAEKIARDFSKKLELPAKVIANEITKLMPGRSEIKKVEVKNTASTNNNNPISH; this comes from the coding sequence ATGTCTTTAAAGTTTGCAACGAAGACCTCTATGAGCTACTACGACCTCGTGGCGTGGATAAGTGAAAACTCTAACTTAGTTAACTGCAGAATTGACAACGTTTACTCTACTGTTATTCCCAACGTCTTTGTCTTTAAACTGCACTGTCCACAAGGGATCAAGGAACTGATAATTGAGCCAGGGAGGAGAATTCACTTCACCAAGTATGAAAGGGAAAAGACGTTGGACACGAAGGCAAGGATATTGAGGGAGCACGTTAGGGACGCTTCTATAAGGAGCGTAAGTATTGTAAACGACGAGAGAATACTGAGGATTGATTTAAGTAACGGTAACTCAATTTACGTCGAGCTACTGCCCAGGGGTCTGTTAGTCGTCGCTGACCAGCAGAACAAGGTTTTGTTTTCGACCGAGTACAGGGAATTTAAGGACAGGACGATAAGACCAGGGCACCAGTACTCTGCGCCTCCAAAACCTACAATGGACGTCAAGGAAATAGAAAAAAACTTACAGAAGGGGAACTTGAGTAGGGTACTAGGAGCTCCACAGGATATCATAAGTTACTTGGGAATCCGAGCCAACAGCTTAAGTGAGCTAGAAGAGGCTAAGAGGAAGCTTAAGGAGTTTGAGGACCAGCTTAAGAACGGTCACGTTACACCGTGTTACAGCGAGAATAACGTCATGCCAATAAGGTTTGAGAACTGCGTGGAGGCAAAGTCATTTAACGACGCACTCGACGAGTACTTCACCAAACTGGAAAAAGTAGAGGCTGTGAAGAGAAAGTCAGAGAAAATCGAGGAGGAAAAGAAAAGGCTAGAGAGCTCTATTAACCAATTGCTCTCCACCATAGACGAGTACAAGAAGGAAGAGGAAAAGTTGAGGACTATTGGAAGACTTATAGTGAGTAATTACCAGCTGGTAGAGGACGAAATAAAGAGGAACGCCAAGAAGTTTACATTGAAGCTAGACGGTTACGAGGTGGAAATAGACCCCAAGCTATCTGCAATGAAAAACGCCTCAAAGTACTTCGACGAAGCGAAGGAATACTCGCAAAAGGCTAAAAGGGCGGAAGAAACGCTTGAGGAGCTAAAGAAGAAACTCCAGAGCTTAAGCGCTGAAATAGAGGAAAAGAACCGGGAGTCTGCAATATCGTTTAGGAAAAAGGAGTGGTACGAGAAGTACAGATGGTCATTCACTAGGCACGGGTACCTGGTGATAGCGGGAAAGGACCAGGACCAAAACGAAAGCATTGTGAGAAAGCTACTAGGAGAGAGGGACATATTCCTCCACGCTAACATACAAGGTGCAGCAGCCACCGTAATAAAGGACCCTGAGGGTATACAAGAGGAAGACATGAGGGACGCGGCAGTTATAGCAGCGTGTTACTCAAAGGCATGGAAAGTTGGGCTAGGTTCTGTGGACGTCTTCTGGGTCTATGGAAGTCAAGTTTCCAAGTCTCCGCCTGCAGGAGAGTACTTGCCCAAGGGTTCGTTCATGATTTACGGTAAAAAGAACTTCGTCAACAACGTAAAACTCGAGCTAGCTGTAGGCGTATGCAAGGGTGAGAACGAGGTCAGAGTGGAGGCTGGGCCTGTGGACACAATCTCAGAAAAATGCGACGCTTACGTAGTTATTGCCCCAGGAGGAACAGACCCTGGCAAAGTTGCAGAAAAGATAGCCAGAGATTTTTCCAAGAAACTCGAGTTACCTGCAAAGGTAATTGCCAACGAGATTACTAAGCTTATGCCTGGAAGGAGCGAGATAAAGAAGGTCGAGGTAAAAAACACCGCTTCAACAAACAATAATAACCCAATTTCCCATTAA
- a CDS encoding DUF2153 domain-containing protein: MESSFISNLDEWIKMQKNLLATLKDMEKQDKDLDRLDLILESRVAFQHMMRTIKAFDQWLQDPMVIRHMPKEMLEDVKRTSWQILRELLELDIRHTSEAKELITKLGKEGKLDPLIWSRPLFEEQQTQSSRRGTFTTM, from the coding sequence ATGGAAAGTTCCTTTATATCTAACTTAGACGAGTGGATAAAGATGCAGAAGAACTTGCTGGCGACGCTTAAGGACATGGAAAAGCAGGACAAGGATTTGGATAGGCTTGACTTGATCCTTGAATCGAGGGTAGCGTTTCAGCACATGATGAGGACGATAAAGGCCTTTGACCAGTGGCTTCAAGACCCCATGGTCATAAGGCACATGCCTAAAGAGATGTTGGAGGACGTAAAGAGGACAAGCTGGCAGATACTGAGGGAGCTGTTGGAACTGGACATTAGGCACACCTCTGAGGCAAAGGAACTAATAACTAAGCTGGGCAAGGAAGGAAAGTTAGATCCACTAATATGGAGTAGACCACTCTTCGAAGAACAGCAGACGCAGAGTAGTAGAAGAGGTACCTTCACGACAATGTGA
- a CDS encoding serine/threonine protein kinase, which yields MPLASLAEKTSLVSSSDYAILKTLIELRDLYEYVPKSVIKDRLGFTSKELDVALVKLEGLRLISRERIKGEISYRLSFSGIDVVATKSLYAKGVVKSLGDVIGEGKESIVYYGYDFNYNVIVVKFHRVGRTSYRNARKLRGYTERKNWVSVTLDNAKREYEALECVNKNMGSVPRPLGLAYNGVASEFVEGNKLIYANLSSPKEVLDVILGTIRIAFNYCDGLVHGDLSPYNVIVDNSEKPYVIDWPQWQRHNNELLRRDLLNILDFFRKKYRIEYDLDQAIEYVSGGP from the coding sequence ATGCCTTTAGCCAGTTTAGCAGAGAAGACTTCTTTAGTATCGTCTTCTGATTACGCTATTCTCAAGACCTTGATAGAGCTAAGAGACCTTTACGAGTACGTACCAAAATCGGTGATCAAGGACAGGCTTGGTTTTACTAGCAAAGAGTTGGACGTGGCGTTAGTAAAGTTGGAGGGACTAAGGTTAATCTCCAGAGAGAGAATAAAAGGAGAGATATCCTATAGGTTGAGCTTCTCAGGGATTGACGTAGTGGCTACAAAAAGTCTTTACGCTAAAGGCGTCGTAAAGTCCCTCGGAGACGTAATAGGCGAGGGAAAGGAAAGTATAGTATATTATGGCTACGACTTCAATTACAACGTAATTGTAGTGAAGTTCCACAGGGTTGGGAGGACAAGTTACAGAAACGCACGTAAACTCCGTGGATACACCGAGAGGAAGAACTGGGTCTCAGTCACGCTCGACAACGCCAAGAGAGAATACGAGGCGTTAGAATGCGTCAATAAAAACATGGGATCTGTACCGAGGCCCCTGGGACTCGCTTACAATGGAGTAGCCAGCGAATTCGTTGAAGGAAACAAGTTAATATACGCTAATCTAAGTTCGCCAAAGGAGGTCCTCGACGTTATTCTAGGTACGATTAGGATAGCCTTTAACTACTGTGATGGGTTGGTACACGGTGATCTTAGCCCTTACAACGTAATTGTTGACAACTCAGAGAAACCGTATGTGATTGATTGGCCACAGTGGCAAAGACATAACAACGAACTTCTAAGAAGGGACTTGCTAAATATTCTTGACTTCTTCAGGAAGAAGTACAGGATCGAGTACGACCTAGACCAAGCTATAGAGTACGTAAGTGGTGGGCCATGA
- a CDS encoding CTP synthase, whose translation MAKYVIVTGGVLSSVGKGTVAASVGLLLKNMGYKVTAVKVDPYINVDAGTMNPYMHGEVFVTEDGAETDLDLGHYERFLDINMTKHNNITAGKVYFNVVKKERQGKYLGQTVQIIPHVTDEIKSMIREAGKLENADIVIIEIGGTVGDIESLPFLEAVRQLRLEEEENNVVFVHVALVEYLNVTGELKTKPLQHSVQELRRIGIQPDIIIARSTVRLDEETKKKIALFTNVRYDYIFSSYDVSTAYEVPLILNEQGLAQKLSEKLKLNDVTPNLESWKKFVESLKDGDKKVKIALVGKYTRLKDSYLSIKEAILHASASLGVKPELVWIESTDLENNVNLDQILGKVNGIIVLPGFGSRGVEGKIRAINYARTHDIPYLGICYGLQLAVVEFARNVLKLEGAHTTEVDPSTPHPVVTLLDEQKRVTQYGGTMRLGSQKIILKSGTIAYSLYGRGEVYERHRHRYEVNPQYVDKFQEAGLVVSGVSENGLVEMIELKNHRFFVATQAHPEFKSRPLNPSPLFVGFLKATLSA comes from the coding sequence ATGGCTAAGTATGTGATAGTGACGGGAGGAGTGCTGTCAAGCGTAGGAAAGGGCACAGTGGCAGCTTCCGTAGGGCTTCTTTTAAAGAACATGGGATACAAGGTAACTGCGGTAAAAGTAGACCCCTACATAAACGTAGACGCAGGTACGATGAATCCATACATGCACGGAGAGGTGTTCGTGACAGAGGACGGAGCCGAAACTGACCTCGACCTAGGACACTACGAGAGATTTTTGGACATAAACATGACTAAGCACAACAACATTACCGCCGGGAAGGTCTACTTTAACGTCGTAAAGAAGGAAAGGCAAGGGAAGTACCTAGGGCAAACAGTGCAGATAATCCCACACGTGACTGACGAGATAAAGTCCATGATTAGGGAGGCGGGAAAGCTAGAGAACGCCGACATAGTGATAATCGAGATAGGCGGTACCGTAGGTGATATAGAGAGTTTGCCTTTCCTAGAGGCAGTAAGGCAATTGAGGCTTGAGGAAGAGGAGAACAACGTAGTGTTCGTACACGTGGCGCTTGTTGAGTACCTTAACGTTACAGGCGAGCTAAAAACGAAGCCCCTCCAGCATAGCGTCCAGGAGCTCAGGCGGATTGGGATACAGCCCGACATCATCATCGCGAGGTCGACAGTCCGTTTAGACGAGGAGACCAAGAAAAAGATAGCCCTTTTCACTAACGTTAGGTACGACTACATCTTCTCTAGCTACGACGTTTCAACCGCCTACGAAGTACCGTTAATCTTGAACGAGCAAGGTTTAGCCCAAAAGCTTTCTGAGAAACTCAAGCTAAACGACGTAACACCAAACCTCGAGAGCTGGAAGAAGTTTGTCGAATCATTAAAGGACGGAGATAAGAAGGTTAAGATAGCTCTGGTAGGCAAGTACACAAGGCTTAAGGACAGTTACTTGAGCATTAAGGAGGCGATACTCCACGCTTCTGCCTCTTTGGGCGTAAAGCCCGAGCTGGTTTGGATAGAGTCAACGGACCTAGAGAACAACGTCAACCTTGACCAAATCTTAGGGAAGGTGAACGGTATCATTGTGTTGCCCGGCTTCGGTAGCAGGGGAGTGGAAGGTAAAATAAGGGCAATAAACTACGCTAGGACCCACGACATACCCTACTTGGGCATATGTTATGGGTTGCAGTTGGCAGTTGTGGAATTTGCGCGGAACGTCTTGAAACTGGAAGGAGCTCACACAACCGAAGTTGACCCCTCTACTCCTCATCCTGTAGTAACCCTTCTTGACGAGCAGAAGAGGGTCACGCAGTACGGGGGTACTATGAGGTTGGGCTCCCAGAAGATTATCCTAAAGTCAGGGACGATAGCGTATTCCCTTTACGGAAGGGGCGAGGTGTACGAGAGGCATAGGCACAGGTACGAGGTTAACCCGCAGTACGTGGACAAGTTCCAGGAGGCAGGACTTGTTGTATCTGGAGTGAGTGAGAACGGACTGGTGGAAATGATAGAGCTCAAAAACCATAGGTTCTTCGTAGCAACGCAGGCACACCCTGAGTTTAAGAGCAGGCCCCTAAATCCATCGCCCCTGTTCGTGGGGTTCTTGAAAGCTACCCTAAGTGCTTGA
- a CDS encoding TIGR00296 family protein, which produces MKDLVTIEELNLEEGKKLVRIARLAIMSKLKLIDKSEDISDEILNKKGLAFVTLETKRGNTYSLRGCIGYIEAVAPLKDIVYNAAIAAAFSDPRFPPLRREEFQDVIIEVTVLTKPEVVDVPKTELPKVIKVGEDGLIVEKGILYSGLLLPQVPMEYCWDSETFLAETCIKAGLSPDCWLYEDVKVKRFKGIIFREIEPDNVIMIKPSEVKCKRLGEE; this is translated from the coding sequence ATGAAGGATCTAGTGACAATAGAGGAACTAAACCTAGAGGAAGGGAAAAAGCTAGTAAGGATAGCCAGACTAGCGATAATGTCGAAGCTGAAGTTAATAGACAAGTCTGAAGACATCTCAGATGAAATTCTGAATAAGAAGGGCTTGGCTTTTGTAACTCTAGAGACTAAGAGGGGAAACACCTACTCTCTTAGGGGTTGTATAGGGTACATAGAGGCTGTAGCTCCATTAAAGGACATAGTGTATAACGCTGCAATTGCCGCTGCGTTCTCGGACCCTAGATTTCCGCCCCTTAGAAGGGAGGAGTTTCAGGATGTGATAATAGAGGTCACGGTTTTGACAAAGCCAGAAGTGGTTGACGTGCCTAAAACGGAATTACCTAAGGTTATCAAGGTTGGCGAAGACGGGCTTATAGTGGAGAAAGGTATCCTCTACAGCGGGTTACTCCTGCCTCAAGTCCCTATGGAGTACTGCTGGGACTCTGAGACTTTCCTTGCTGAGACGTGTATAAAGGCGGGACTTAGTCCAGACTGTTGGCTTTACGAAGATGTTAAGGTTAAGAGGTTCAAGGGTATAATATTCAGGGAAATAGAACCGGACAACGTGATAATGATCAAGCCCTCAGAAGTCAAGTGCAAGAGACTAGGGGAGGAATGA
- a CDS encoding U6 snRNA-associated Sm-like protein LSm6: MQTKVENPLKNLRSAVNKIVLVKLKDGSEYIGRLEQTDGTMNLVLRDCTEMVEGSSDPVAKYGRVLIRGSNILFVSVDYESIMDREK; encoded by the coding sequence TTGCAGACTAAAGTAGAGAATCCCTTAAAGAATTTGAGGTCTGCAGTTAATAAAATTGTACTCGTGAAGCTTAAGGACGGCTCTGAGTACATTGGAAGGCTAGAGCAGACCGATGGTACCATGAACCTAGTACTTAGGGACTGCACAGAGATGGTCGAGGGTTCCAGCGACCCAGTCGCGAAGTACGGGAGAGTTCTCATAAGGGGGAGCAATATTCTGTTTGTCAGCGTCGACTACGAAAGCATAATGGACAGGGAGAAGTAA
- a CDS encoding methionine adenosyltransferase, with protein MKNINIQPARIANMDNLEVELVERKGVGHPDYIADSASEEASRKLSLYYLKEFNTILHHNLDKTLVVGGQASPTFKGGEVLHPIYVIVAGRATTEVKTEKGVENVPVGTIILDAVKEWIRNNFRYLDADKHVIVDYKIGKGSADLVGIFEKSKTKPLSNDTSFGVGFAPYSTLENLVFQTERFLNSKGLKLELPEVGEDVKVMGLRRGKEIYLTIAMATISQLIDDAQHYLSVKEQVKEKVLDLAKKLAPDFDVKVFVNTGDKPENGIYYLTVTGTSAEHGDDGMTGRGNRGVGLITPMRPMSLEATAGKNPVNHVGKIYNVLANLIAKKVVEETHVLNAQVEVLGQIGRPIDDPLIVNVEVNPGNERISDDLKNEINGVVEEYLNSMQKITELILDGKVMLF; from the coding sequence ATGAAAAACATAAACATTCAGCCTGCCAGAATCGCAAATATGGACAACCTTGAAGTGGAGCTGGTAGAGAGAAAGGGAGTAGGACATCCTGATTACATAGCCGACTCCGCCTCCGAGGAAGCCAGTAGGAAGCTTTCGCTCTACTACCTTAAGGAGTTCAACACTATACTACATCACAACTTGGACAAGACCCTGGTTGTTGGAGGTCAAGCTAGCCCTACATTCAAAGGAGGAGAAGTCCTTCACCCGATATACGTTATAGTTGCTGGTAGGGCTACTACTGAAGTTAAGACTGAAAAGGGAGTGGAGAACGTACCTGTTGGGACTATAATATTGGACGCAGTAAAGGAGTGGATAAGGAACAACTTTAGGTATCTCGACGCTGACAAGCACGTGATTGTGGACTACAAAATAGGAAAAGGTTCCGCTGACTTAGTTGGCATCTTCGAGAAGAGCAAGACCAAACCATTGTCCAACGATACAAGCTTTGGGGTAGGCTTCGCCCCCTACTCTACCCTCGAGAACTTGGTTTTTCAGACGGAGAGGTTCCTCAACTCAAAGGGGCTAAAGTTAGAACTACCAGAGGTAGGTGAAGACGTAAAAGTAATGGGGCTCAGGAGAGGGAAGGAGATCTACTTGACTATAGCTATGGCTACAATAAGTCAGCTCATTGACGATGCTCAGCACTACTTATCAGTAAAGGAACAAGTGAAGGAGAAAGTGCTGGACTTGGCCAAGAAACTGGCTCCGGACTTCGACGTTAAGGTGTTTGTGAACACAGGAGACAAACCAGAGAACGGTATTTACTACCTCACCGTCACTGGAACCTCCGCAGAGCACGGAGATGACGGTATGACGGGCAGGGGTAATAGGGGTGTTGGGCTAATAACTCCCATGAGGCCTATGTCGTTGGAGGCAACTGCTGGTAAGAACCCAGTGAACCACGTCGGAAAAATATACAACGTGCTGGCAAACTTAATAGCTAAGAAAGTGGTCGAGGAGACCCACGTGCTAAACGCTCAAGTGGAAGTTCTAGGTCAGATAGGCAGACCCATTGACGATCCGTTAATAGTTAACGTAGAGGTCAATCCAGGCAACGAGAGGATAAGCGATGACTTGAAGAACGAGATCAACGGCGTAGTGGAGGAATACCTCAATTCGATGCAAAAAATAACTGAGCTAATTCTAGACGGAAAAGTTATGCTCTTTTAA
- a CDS encoding DUF460 domain-containing protein, whose protein sequence is MRKFLGIDIEPRNSPLSASQPRYSIVVMDEVGNVIQKMENVHLSRVIRIAWEQEISVIATDNVYELGSSDREVVKVLSLFPESVEVVQVTYLNGEFKDIREVAKLYGVEVQGKPNPLRTAYLAALLASKGAGTKIKLIENKTKIIISKGRRSGPGGMSSNRYKRHLRGLVLRVFKQVKEALDKNGFDYDVIVKKTKAGMEGAVFVVYASRESLYGIVKKMRGHDVNLEIRPVYKTKIEFADKKEASKPLIIGIDPGIEVGIAAIDFYGKPVLLESRRGIDRDDIISLVREKGVPVILSTDVNPLPDTVKRLAGALNSKIYVPEKSLSVDEKQEMLNQYCERFGLKITNPHIRDALAAALKAYNEVEKKIRQSESLIRRFDIDIDENVVFRCIISGSTLAECIEREIEKKLEGKEQPKLVITSTAQQKPLKNIDDELTFLKHENNRLRAILKNLFKEKEELEKKIEEIRLQYNTEVQKDRKIYELNNIIEQKNKAILQLQEENLKIKEKIERYNTLISDLLRGKLAVVSKDSPLLYVNNGKLFALGEEVNEELALYVDADLAVVDPKLIQDLKVLQREKELNQDIKVDDVKRLIEKYRLSRLKEHNFSV, encoded by the coding sequence ATGAGGAAATTCCTGGGCATAGACATTGAGCCTAGGAATAGTCCTCTTTCAGCTTCACAGCCTAGGTACTCTATTGTAGTAATGGACGAAGTGGGTAACGTCATTCAGAAAATGGAGAACGTTCACCTAAGCAGGGTTATAAGGATAGCGTGGGAACAGGAAATTTCAGTTATTGCAACAGACAACGTCTACGAGTTAGGGAGCAGCGATAGGGAAGTAGTAAAGGTACTTAGCCTCTTTCCGGAGAGCGTTGAGGTAGTCCAAGTAACTTACCTGAATGGGGAGTTCAAGGACATAAGGGAGGTAGCTAAACTCTACGGCGTTGAGGTGCAAGGCAAACCAAATCCTCTGCGTACTGCGTATCTAGCCGCCCTTCTTGCATCTAAGGGAGCTGGCACTAAAATTAAACTAATAGAGAACAAGACCAAGATCATTATATCAAAGGGCAGAAGATCTGGACCAGGAGGTATGAGCTCTAACAGGTATAAAAGACATCTGAGAGGTCTTGTGCTAAGGGTCTTTAAACAAGTAAAGGAGGCCTTAGACAAGAACGGCTTTGACTACGACGTCATCGTAAAGAAAACTAAGGCAGGCATGGAGGGGGCTGTGTTCGTTGTTTACGCTTCCAGGGAGAGCCTATACGGGATAGTTAAGAAAATGAGGGGACACGACGTAAATCTTGAAATAAGACCAGTGTATAAGACTAAAATTGAATTCGCCGACAAGAAGGAGGCATCAAAGCCGCTAATCATAGGCATAGACCCTGGGATAGAAGTGGGGATAGCGGCAATAGACTTCTACGGAAAACCAGTACTTCTTGAAAGCAGAAGAGGTATAGATAGGGACGACATAATATCTTTAGTTAGAGAGAAGGGAGTCCCAGTTATATTGTCTACTGACGTTAATCCTTTGCCCGACACGGTGAAGAGGCTCGCCGGTGCCCTTAACTCAAAGATCTACGTTCCAGAAAAATCCTTGAGCGTTGACGAGAAGCAGGAAATGTTAAACCAGTACTGCGAGAGATTTGGGCTTAAGATAACGAATCCCCACATTAGGGACGCGCTGGCCGCTGCTTTAAAAGCGTATAACGAAGTGGAGAAGAAGATAAGGCAAAGCGAGAGCTTGATAAGAAGGTTCGACATTGACATTGACGAAAACGTGGTGTTTAGATGTATAATAAGTGGAAGTACACTTGCGGAGTGTATAGAAAGAGAAATCGAGAAGAAACTGGAGGGTAAGGAACAGCCTAAGCTAGTAATCACCTCAACCGCTCAACAAAAACCGTTGAAAAACATCGACGACGAGTTGACGTTCTTAAAACACGAGAACAATAGGCTAAGGGCTATCCTCAAAAATCTCTTTAAGGAGAAGGAGGAACTAGAGAAGAAGATTGAGGAGATTAGACTACAGTACAACACAGAAGTGCAGAAGGACAGGAAAATTTACGAGCTCAACAACATAATAGAGCAAAAGAACAAGGCCATACTTCAACTTCAAGAAGAGAACCTGAAAATAAAGGAGAAGATCGAAAGATACAACACGCTCATATCCGATTTACTTAGGGGAAAACTAGCTGTCGTTTCAAAGGACTCTCCGCTACTTTACGTTAATAACGGAAAGCTCTTTGCACTAGGTGAAGAGGTAAACGAGGAGTTGGCCCTTTACGTAGATGCCGACCTAGCCGTAGTGGATCCTAAGTTAATACAAGACTTGAAGGTCTTGCAGAGGGAGAAGGAGTTAAACCAGGATATTAAAGTGGATGACGTAAAGAGGTTAATCGAGAAATATAGGCTTTCTAGATTAAAAGAGCATAACTTTTCCGTCTAG